In bacterium, the genomic window CCGGGGGGCCCACGGCGGGATCGTTCCTTTCGGGCTCCCTGGAGCAGAACAGCTACAGGGGCATCGGGCACATCCTGGCTGAGGCCGGTTATACGAGTGTCTACATGCACGGCGAGAGCAGCAGCAACTTCAGGCACGCAAGTCTTCCGACCCTCGCGGGTTTCGACAAGCATCTCGGCAGGAGCGAACTGGGACTCACTCCCGAAGATACCAGCGGTCCGTGGGGCGGCTGGGACCATGTTCTCCTGGACAGGCTTTACGATATTGCCCGAAGTGAGCCGGAACCGTTTTTCACCTTGTGGATATCCCTCACCAACCACTCCCCCTTCACCCTTCCGGACGACACTTTCAAAAAGGCGCCGCCAGGGGACGCCGAAGGCGATTTCAGGGACTCGATCCGCTACACCGACCATTACCTGGGACGCTTCATCGAGCGCATGCGCGGGGAGGACAGGTTCGGCAGGACAATATTCCTCATAACGGCGGACTACTCGGCCAGGAACACCGCCACCATGGAGGACAGGTACCACATCCCCCTTCTTCTGTACGCTCCCGGCATTATCGAACCCGGCCGGGATGAAAGGGTCGCCAGCCAGCTGGACATTATCCCCACCCTGGTGGACCTCCTTGGCCTTGGGGGGTATCATCACGCCATGGGCATATCTCTCCTGGACCATGAGAAGGACAGGTTCGCCTTCCTGAACTTTGCCCAGGGATACGGCTGGATCACGGGCCGTGAGATCCTGGAGGTCGATCCCGACGGCAGGCCCCTTGGCATCAGGAACATGGATACCGGCGAGAGAGTGACAACCGACCTCCTTTCCAGGACTCAAGATCTGCTCTCCTTTGTGCAGGTGGGGAGATCGCTTCTCATCGAGAACCGGCTCGCTCCCGCCCCCTGGAAGATCACTGGAAGCATCGATCCTACCCCTCTCGACATGGGGAAAACCCGATGATTTCTCACTCCAGGAAGCACATCGCCATTTTTGTCTCGTACTCGGGACAGGGCGGCGTCGAGCATGTCATGAACCTTTTGTCCCGCGAATTTGTCGCAAAAGGTGTCCGGGTCGACCTGGTGCTTTCACGGGCCGCCGGCGCACACCTTGGATCGATACCCCGGGGGGTGAACATCGTCGACCTGAGAACCCGCCACACCTATTCAGCGATTTTTCGCCTCGCAAAGTACCTCAGGACAACCCCCCCCGATGCCCTCCTGGCTGTAAAACACCGGGGTATCCTCACGGCCGTCCTCGCCCGTTTCATCTCGGAGTACAAAGGCATGTTGGCCGGCAATATCCATACCAACGTTTCTGCCAGCCTGAAGCACAGCAGCTGGCTGAAAAGAACAGGCTACATTTCGGGAATGCGCCTGTTCTACAAATGGACAGACCTGGTCATCGGGGTTTCCCAGGGCGTGGCTGACGACATCATGAAGATCACCGGGCTTCCTCCACAAAAGGTCATCACCATCCACAACCCTGTCGTAACGGAAGAACTGTTTTCAAAGGCCGCCCTTCCGGCGGACCACCCATGGTTCAAGGAGACCGGGGTGCCCGTTATCCTCGGGATGGGAAGGCTGACAAAACAGAAGGATTTCCATACCCTGATCCAGGCTTTCGCCATGGTCAGGAAAGGTCGCCAAGGTCGACTCATGATCCTGGGAGATGGTGGTGACCTTGAAAGTTTGAAGGAGTTGGCAGAGAAGCTGGGAGTCGCCGGGGATGTTGAGTTCCCTGGATTTCAGAAAAACCCGTTCCCCTATCTCGCCGGGTCATCCCTTTTCGTCCTTTCATCCAGGTGGGAAGGGTTCGGCATGGTCCTGGTGGAGGCCCTCGCCCTGGGCGTGCCGGTCGTGTCCACCGACTGTCCCAGCGGACCGAGAGAGATCCTCGAGAACGGGCGGTATGGGTTCCTCGTTCCTGTGGAAGATCCAATGGCCCTTTCAAGGGCCATTGGAAATACCCTCGACAATCCCATTCCATCCGATGTTCTTGAAACGGCAGCCTCCAGGTACACAACGGAACGGATAAGTGAGGACTATTTACTTACCCTTTCGGAGGGACCTTCCCGCAGCGGGTATTCCCCGGGGTCCGCAGACTGAGTGCCGGGAAGGAGGATGGCAAGGATCGCGTCAAGGTTCCTGCGGGAAGCTCCTTTCGTACTTTCAGATCCGATCCGCGCCTGTTTTCCCATCTTTTCCCTGTACACCCCGTCCGATAACAGGTTCTCCAGCTCCAGGCCGAGGGCTGTCTGGTCATCCACGACACGGCATCCGCCCGAATCCACGAGGGTCTGCGCGATCTCGCGGAAATTGTGGAGATGCGGACCGGTGAGCACCGGGACTCCGTGCATGGCCGGTTCCAGCAGGTTGTGCCCGCCGACCGGGACCAGGCTGCCGCCGACAAAGGCGGCGTCCGCCAGGGCGTAAAATCCGTCGAGAACCCCCATTGCGTCCACGAGGAGGAAGTCTGCATCGGGTGTGCCGCCGTCCCCTGTCCCGGAGAAGCGCTCCCACGAAACTCTTTTCCGGTCCAGAAGAGAAGCGACCGTGTCGAACCTTTCAGGGTGGCGCGGAACGATGGCTGTCCGGATCCGGCGGCCCTTCAGGGATCTGACAGCTTCCAGGATCGCCTCTTCCTCGCCCTCGTGGGTGCTGCCCGCAACAAAGAGGAACCCGGATGAGGCCCATCGAGTCACCTCTTCCGGGAGGGGTACTGGCTGAGGCACCCGGTCGTACTTCGTGTTCCCGGTGACAGCCACCGTTTCCGGCCTTGCGCCCAGTTCCAGGACCCTGCGGGCGTCCTCCTCACTCTGCATGAGGAACAGGGATACACCCCGCAGAAAGGGCCTGAAAAACCATCGGAATTTCAGGTACCGGGGAAAAGAGGTATCCGAGATGCGCCCGTTGACCAGGACCACCGGGACATCTCTCCGGGAACAGGCACTGAAGAAATTAGGCCAGATCTCGGTCTCGGCAGTGACGAAGATCTCCGGCCTGACCTTGTCCAGTGCCCTGCTTACAGCAAAGGGAAGATCGAGTGGAAAGAAGAAGATCCGCTGAACAAACCCGCACTCCCGCTTCGCCGTCTCCTGGCCGGTGGGCGTGACGGTGGAAAGGACGATCCGCCCCGCAGTCCGTTCGTCCTCCTGGAGGAGGGAGAGCATGGGCTCGATGGCGAGCACCTCCCCTACGGAGACGGCGTGGCACCAGATCACCGGCCCATCCGGTTCAGGCGCCCGGCCCATGCGCTGGGCGAATCCGCGCCGGCGTTTTCCAACAAAAAGGAACTGGTAAACGATCCAGGGCAGGCCCAGGATGAGAAAGGCGAACAGGAGCAGATTGTACAGGACGGTCCTCAGGCCCATGGGCTATTCCTGCTCGGAGAGCACCTGGGCCGGGGAGACGGATACCCCATCAGCCAGTACGTAGCTTTTTAGCTCCGCGTCGATACTGCCGACGCGGACCTTGCTTTTCATGAGGATCGGGATCCGGTATTGATCCCGTGTCACCCAGATGATGAGGTCTCCCGTTCTCCGGAACAGCCCCTCGTACTTGAGTTTCGGGTGGATCTTCCATGTGCGGAAGGTGCCGGCCCTGACCTTGACCTCTTCCTCGGCCAGGATATCCACCTCGAGTTCCCAGTTTTTCTTTCCCTCGAAAACCCTGAGGTTCACAGGTTCCCCCACCACCAGATCCATGTTGCGCAGCGCGTAAAGAGAGGAAAGGTTGTCCTGAGTCCCCACGGGGATCTCGTAAACCTGGCTCTGGACTTCGTCCTTGTTTGTGATGATCCGTGTCACCGTCAGGGCGTTCTGGTCGAAAATGAGAGTCCGTTTCCTCCTCTTTCCACCTTCCCGCATGTTGAAATCGTATTTGCGCGTCAGGCCATCGGCGGGGTGGATATGGGTCTCGTAACGGTTCCGGACCTTGTAGACCACATCCACCAGGCTCCTCGATTCGGCGGTCGAGATGACCCGGTACAGGACGGCTCCATCCACCACATCCCCTTCCACGATCTCCATGACCGAATCCCCGGCAGGAATACCGGCCCATTTCAGGACGTATTCGAGCCGCTCACCCGGCCCGAAGGCCGTCACCCCTTCCGCCGGGAGCAGCGACGACGCTCCCAGTAGCAGGATCAATGACATGAGTATAAGGATGACTCTCACTTTCCTTCCTCCTTCAGGATGTGCATCACGGCGGCCGCAAGGTCCCGGACCCGGACCGTCCCCACGGGGAGGTTGCCTTCGACATCCTTACCCGTCTCCACCAGTACCGTGTGCAGCCCGCTTTGATCACCCATGAACACATCCCTGGCCGTGTCACCGATCATCCAGGAGCGCCCGGTGTCCACGCCAAGGTCTCCCGCCGCACGCCGGGCCATCAGGTTCTGCGGCTTCCTGCACTGGCACCCGTCGTCAGGGTGGTGGGGGCAGTAGTAGACAGCATCGATCCGCAAACTGTGCTCAGACAGCATCTTCATCATGGCCAGGTTGACGGCAACAGCGGTCCCCTCGTCGAAGTAGCCCCTGGCGATGCCGGACTGGTTGGTCAGGACCACGAGGAGATACCCCGCCTCCTGAAGCCTTTTCATCGCTTCGACAGCCCCGGGATAAAAATGGACCCCCCCCGGATCGCCCAGGTAGCCGGTCTCGTCGATGATGGTCCCGTCCCGGTCGAGGAAGACAGCCGGGCGCCGAGCTTCTGTTGTTTGCACTGGTTGGGGACTCATAACAAAATCTCCAATGATTTTTTTGACAGAAGAAACCAGCCCTTAGTAAGGGGGTATGGGTGTCAAGGGGTATGGGTGAAAAACCACATTTTTACACCCTTACTCCCTTACATCCCTACTTCCATGCCTGTGGCTTCTCAGGGCCGCGGTCTCGTCCTCCACCTGTCGTGGAGCCAGGTCCACTGGTCCGGATGGCGCCTGATGGCCTTTTCCGTCCACCGGGTATAGGCTGCCGTCCTTTCCAGGATATCGACCTCCTGGTTATCGTGGCTCTCTGTCACGATGGGTTCATCGAACACCACCGTGTGTCTCCCGTCCGCCCTGAAGATGTGCACCGGCACGACCGGCGCCCCGGTCCGGCGCGCGATAATGGCCAGGCTGGAAAGGGTACAGGCCTGCCTGCCGAAAAAAGGAACGAAAACACCTTCCTTCCTGCGGGCGTTCTGGTCGAGGACGAACCCGACAACCCCTCCTTTTTTCAGCTGTTTCAGGCTCTCCTTCATGGTTCCCCTGCCCATGAGCATCCTGACCCCTGACTTTTCACGGTAACCCATCCAGATCCTGTTAAGGGCATCGCTGCGGCTGACCTTGGTGATAAGGGCAAGGGGGTAGCCCTTCATGGCTATGGCCGCGCTGAGATAATCCCAGTTGCCGAGGTGGGCCGAAAGCAGAAGCACTCCCCTCCCCTGGTCGAGGGCAGCCCGGAGTTTCTCCTCGCCCTCCACGGTGACCCGGTCCAGGAGTTCCCGGGGAGGGAGGGTCGGCAGCCGGAAGAACTCGGCGATGTTCAGGCCCAGGTGCCCATAGGAGCGCCGTACGATCTCCCGTCTTTCCGGGGCTTTGAGCTCGTCGCCGTAAGCCAGGCGGACATTTTCAAGGGCGAGCCGTCTTCTCGAACCGATAACATGGTAGATGAGCATCCCCAGCCATCGCCCAAGGCCCAGGGCCCCCTTTTCGGGAAGGGCACAAAAGAGGGCCGAGGTCAACGCCAGCAGCGTTTTTTCAAGCTGATATCTCATGAAAGGGGCTTTCCGGATGTACTGCCCACGAGGGCGAGCACCGGCTCGAGGAGAGTATCCCCGCCGCCGTGGACCTTGGTCTCCACGGCCAGGGCGAAACATGGCATTGACCTTTTCCCGACCGGCGGCAGCCTCACCGCATCCTTTTCGGTAGTTACAAGGGCCGCGGCTCCCATCTCTCCGGCTCTTTCGATAACGCGATCGATGTCCCTATCGGTGTATGGATGGTGATCGGGGAAGACCATCATGTCGAGGACATCGAGCCCGGACTTTTCGAGACTGCGTCTGAACCCTTCGGGACTGGCGATCCCGCAAAAGGCAAGAAAAGGGCCTGCTGACCCAGGATCATCGTGTTTATCACTGTCTCCATCCAGGGATAAAAGCCCGGTGGAATGATAATCGGTCCATGCCACAGGCGCTGCTGTATACCCGCGCAACATTCTGGTGAAATCGCCATCCGGGTTCGATGCCCTTGTCACCACGACAATATCGGCATCGGCCAGTCGGAAAAGGGGTTCCCTCAGGGTGCCGGCCGGCAGGAGCATACCGTTTCCAAAGCGCATGATATTATCCACGACCAGGATATCGAGATCCCTTTCAAGCCGCCTGTGCTGAAAACCGTCATCCAGGATGAAAAGGTCCACGTCGTGATGCCGAAGAACCGCGAGACCCGCCTCATACCGGTCAGCCGCGACCGCAACGGTGACCTCGCCCAGCCTGGCAGCCATCAGGAACGGTTCGTCCCCAACCAGCTGCCAGGGCTGTCGGAGGTCGACGAGGGAAGGTCCCGATCCTTTACGGCCATAACCACGGGACAGGATAGCCGGCCGTACACCCCTGTCCCTGAGTGCGCCTGCAAGCCAGAGTACGAAGGGAGTTTTCCCTCCACCACCTGCCGTCAGATTCCCGACACTTACAACAGGACGCGGCAGCTTCCTCCTCCTGAGGATGCCTGCACCGTACAGGGCACGGTGGATCGATGCGAGCACCCCGTACAGGAGAGAAATCGGAATGAGCAAAGGCAAAAGGACTGCCGGAGGCCTTCGTAACTGAAAGTTTATCGGAAGACGCACAGTTCCGGCCCTTTTATTGATGGACCCGCAAAAAGTCCATCAATTTCAGATCTCTTCCGCCTCGTCGATGAGCATGACAGGGATGTCGTCTTCAACCCTGTATCTCAACTTGCAGCTGTGACAGACAAGGGAACTCCCGCCGTTTTCCGGCTGCACGGCCCCCTTGCACCTGGGACAGGCCAGGATGTCCAGAAGTTCCTGATCGATGGGCATGTTCTGCTCCTTGCAAAAAAGTTTACGGTTTACGGTTTACGGTTCACAGTTTCAACCACTTCCATCCTATTTTAAACGGTTCGGGTCTGACTGTTAACGGTGAACTGTGAACCGTTAACTTATCTTCCTTCCCACCATCTCGTCCGCCCTCTCCTGGAGGTCGAGCAGTGTTTTTTTGACCATGGCACTATCCCTGGCCATGGCGGCGTCGCTGGTGTCCCCGTCCAGGGCTATGGGGGGCCCGAAAAGGACCACACCCCTGCTGAACGGCCAGGGCAGGAGGTAAAGGTCCCATGCTCCGGAAAAGATATGGGCCGGCCTGGCCGAAGAGGTCATCGGGATGATGGGGCACCCCATTTTTTTCGCCAGGTACACCGCGCCGGGCTTCACCTCGTGGATCGGTCCCTTGGGGCCGTCCACGGCGAAGGTGGCGTGGAACCCCTCATCCATCTTCCTTTTCAGGCCGATGAGTCCACGCGCGCCGCCCCTCGAAGCCGATCCCCTGACAACCGCATACCCGAGCCTCGACATGACACTTGCCTGGAGCTCCCCGTCCCGGCTCAGGCTGGACAGGACGGACAGTTTACGGCCCACCAGAAAACCGGTGAGGAGAAACTGACGACCATGAAAAAACGCCAGGATCACCCTCTGGCCGGTCCCTTCCAGACAATCGAGATGCTCCAGACCCTCGCTGCGCACCCTCATGGTGGCCGTCACCGTACGGATGATCCCCCTCACAAGGGGCGGTATGAAGGTTGCCGTGAACCAGGAACTTTTTTTAGGGCCTGCCGACGAGTTCATCGGCCCCCCTCGTCAGCTTTTCCAGGACCTTCTCTACAAGCCGGCAGTCTCTCTGTATGGCTTCATCACTCAGATCCTGGTCCAGCACCATGATCTCACCGAATTTGACCAGCGTCCTGGAAAAGGGCATGGGGAGAAGGTAACGGTCCCAGACGGATGTGAACAGGGCTGACGGGGATGCCGATGTCGTGACCGGGACGAGGGGGATACCGAGCTTCTTGGATATGTACACGGCTCCGGGCTTGACAACCCCATAAGGGCCCCTGGGCCCATCCACGGCAAAGGCTCCCACCATCCCCTTGCGGACAAGCTTGATCATTCCGGCCAGAACGCGGGCGCCGCCCCCCTTGCTGGAGCCCATAACGGTCGTGACCCCGAAACCGGCCAGCACGCGGGACTGGATCTCGCCCATATAGCTGATACCGGTCATGACGACCACCGGCCACCCCCTGAGTTCGTGGACGAGGAGGAGCTGCCTTCCGTGGAAGAACGCCAGGACGAAGGGCTGCCCGTCCTGCACCATTTTCATCACCGGGCCCTCGCCCGAAAACCTCCCCCTCAGCGTAAAACCCAGCGCCCTGATCAGGGACCGTACCAGGGGTGGGAAAACCGGCAGAACGTTGTACGCCTGACGCTTGCGGAACTCCCTAAACCACCTGGTTTTCTGGTTCCTGGTCTCCATGGGCCCCATCTTCCTCTATCAAGAGTGAATACAGGCGCGAGTACTCCCCTTCAGCTGCGAGGAGCTGGTCGTGTCGGCCCGATTCCACGATCCGTCCGTCCGAAACAACGATGATCAGGTCAGCGTCGGTCACCGTAGAGATGCGGTGGGCGATGACGAGGGTCGTCCTCCCCTCGACGAGGTTCTCAAGAGCTTTCTGGACAAGGTGCTCTGACTCTGTGTCCAGGGAACTTGTCGCCTCATCGAGGATAAGGATCGGTGAGTTTTTGAGGATAGCCCGCGCGATGGACAGCCTCTGCCGCTGGCCGCCGGAAAGCCGGCTTCCGCGCTCACCGATGACGGTATCGATCCCCCCTGGGAGCGCTGCCACGAAATCGTGGACGTAAGCTGCATCCAGGGCCCTTTGAAGGTCCTCCTCGGAAACGCCCTCCATCCCGTAGCAGATGTTGTTCCGTATGGTGTCGTTGAAGAGCACAACTTCCTGGGAAACGATGGAGATCTGCCGGCGAAGGCTCTTCTGGGTGACATGGCGGACATCGTGATCATCGACGAGGACAGATCCCTCGGTGGCATCGTAAAAACGGGGGATGAGGTTGACCAGGGTGGTCTTGCCTCCTCCGCTTGTGCCGACAATGGCCAGTTTGGTGCCTGGTTCAACATCCAGTTCAATATTTTTCAGGACCCACTCTTCCCCGTACCTGAAGCTCACACCCTCGAACCGGATACGGCCTGAGCTGTAAGGCAGCTCCACGGCATCGGGTGCGTCGGCGATCTCCGGAGAGATATCCAGGATCGCGAAAACACGCTCGGAGGCTGCAAGGCCCTGCTGAATGATGTTGTTCACCGAAGTAATGTGCTTGACCGGCTCGTAAAGCATCATGAGGGCAGCGAGGAAGGAGAAGAACTCTCCCACCGTCATCCGGCCATTCATCACGGTCATGCCGCCGATCCAGATGATAAGGGCCACGGACGCGGCGCCGATGAACTCCATGACAGGGTTGGACAGGGCCTTGACCCTCTGTATCTTGATAAAGGTCTTGACCAGCCGCTCGTTCTCTCCCTTGAACCTCGCGAGTTCCTTTTCCTCCGTCCCGAACGCCTTGATCAGCCCCGCTCCCGAGATGCGCTCCTGCATGAGCTTGCTCAGATCACCCATGCGCTCCTGGCTTTTCCGGCTGGCTTTCTTCATGCTTCTTCCGAACCTGGTCAGGGGGTAAAAGGAAAGGGGCAGTCCGATAATGGCTAAAAAACCCAGCTCCGTATTGCGGTAAAAAACGACCGCCGTCAGGCCCACGATGGTAAAGACGTCGCGGACCGCTCCCACCAGCGCCTCGGTGATGGCATTCTGCATCATGGACACATCGTAGGTGACCCTGGACATGAGCACCCCCGTCGGGGTCTCGGTGAAAAAGGACATGGAAAGACGGTGCAGGTGCTCGTAGAGCTCGTTCCGTATATCCTGGACGATCTTAAGCCCTGTCCAGCTCATGAGGTAGGTGCGGACGTAGCGGAAAAAACCTTTGAAAAGGTAGATGACGATGATGGCGGCGGGCACCAGCAGCAGCATCTCCCTGTCGCCGGCGATAAAAACGTCATCCAGGACGTTCTTGATAAGGAGCGCCGCCATGGCCGTCATGCCGGCCACCCCCACCATGGCGATCCCCGAGATGACGAGTTTATCCATGTAGGGGCGGACATACCGCAGCAGGCGCTTGTAAACCCTTATGGACTGTTTCATAATGCCTGATCCCCATCCGCCTGGCCGTCGTCGAACCCGAAGACGGCAGCGCATTGGCCCGCAGCCAGCCGGGACGCCTCCTCGCCCTTCAGGACCTTTTTCATCTCCACACCGGCGGCGAGATAGTCGCGCCTGGCCTCCTCGTTCCCGATGAGGTTCAGGGCAGTAGCGGCAAGCCTTTCAGGGGTGACTTCGTCCTGGAGAAGCTCGGTGACCACCTCCCGGCCGGCGACGATGTTGGGAAGACTGAACCTGGGGAGTTTGAAGAGCCTTTTCGCGATGTGGTAGGTGAGACGGGCCATCCGGTAAGCCACAACCTGCGGAACACCCAGCAGAAAAGCCTCAAGTGTGGCCGTACCGGAGGCAACAAGGGCCAGGTCAGACAGCACGAGGGCCTCCCTCGAACGGCCGTCGATAATCGTGGCCTTCACACCCGACTGATCGATCATCCGCTCCATTTCCGCCCGTGGTATGGTGTGGGCCCTCGGCACCAGGATGCGGACCTTCCCCCCCAGATCCCGGGACAGGAGTGCGGAAGCCTCGAGGAAAACCGGCAGGAGCATCCGCACCTCCGGGTTCCGGCTGCCGGGCAGGAGGCTGATGACCGTTTCGTCCTCTGCCAGTGCCAGTTCCTCCCGAAGGGGGCCGGCGTCGGTGGCAGCCAGAAGTTCCATCAGCGGGTTACCGACATAGGTCACCGGTACCCCGTGGGATCGATAGAACTCCTCCTCGAAAGGGAAGATGGCCAGGACCCTGGCCACCAGGGAATCCATCTC contains:
- a CDS encoding glycosyltransferase, whose translation is MISHSRKHIAIFVSYSGQGGVEHVMNLLSREFVAKGVRVDLVLSRAAGAHLGSIPRGVNIVDLRTRHTYSAIFRLAKYLRTTPPDALLAVKHRGILTAVLARFISEYKGMLAGNIHTNVSASLKHSSWLKRTGYISGMRLFYKWTDLVIGVSQGVADDIMKITGLPPQKVITIHNPVVTEELFSKAALPADHPWFKETGVPVILGMGRLTKQKDFHTLIQAFAMVRKGRQGRLMILGDGGDLESLKELAEKLGVAGDVEFPGFQKNPFPYLAGSSLFVLSSRWEGFGMVLVEALALGVPVVSTDCPSGPREILENGRYGFLVPVEDPMALSRAIGNTLDNPIPSDVLETAASRYTTERISEDYLLTLSEGPSRSGYSPGSAD
- a CDS encoding 3-deoxy-D-manno-octulosonic acid transferase — protein: MGLRTVLYNLLLFAFLILGLPWIVYQFLFVGKRRRGFAQRMGRAPEPDGPVIWCHAVSVGEVLAIEPMLSLLQEDERTAGRIVLSTVTPTGQETAKRECGFVQRIFFFPLDLPFAVSRALDKVRPEIFVTAETEIWPNFFSACSRRDVPVVLVNGRISDTSFPRYLKFRWFFRPFLRGVSLFLMQSEEDARRVLELGARPETVAVTGNTKYDRVPQPVPLPEEVTRWASSGFLFVAGSTHEGEEEAILEAVRSLKGRRIRTAIVPRHPERFDTVASLLDRKRVSWERFSGTGDGGTPDADFLLVDAMGVLDGFYALADAAFVGGSLVPVGGHNLLEPAMHGVPVLTGPHLHNFREIAQTLVDSGGCRVVDDQTALGLELENLLSDGVYREKMGKQARIGSESTKGASRRNLDAILAILLPGTQSADPGEYPLREGPSERVSK
- a CDS encoding DUF3108 domain-containing protein, translated to MRVILILMSLILLLGASSLLPAEGVTAFGPGERLEYVLKWAGIPAGDSVMEIVEGDVVDGAVLYRVISTAESRSLVDVVYKVRNRYETHIHPADGLTRKYDFNMREGGKRRKRTLIFDQNALTVTRIITNKDEVQSQVYEIPVGTQDNLSSLYALRNMDLVVGEPVNLRVFEGKKNWELEVDILAEEEVKVRAGTFRTWKIHPKLKYEGLFRRTGDLIIWVTRDQYRIPILMKSKVRVGSIDAELKSYVLADGVSVSPAQVLSEQE
- a CDS encoding HAD family hydrolase, producing the protein MSPQPVQTTEARRPAVFLDRDGTIIDETGYLGDPGGVHFYPGAVEAMKRLQEAGYLLVVLTNQSGIARGYFDEGTAVAVNLAMMKMLSEHSLRIDAVYYCPHHPDDGCQCRKPQNLMARRAAGDLGVDTGRSWMIGDTARDVFMGDQSGLHTVLVETGKDVEGNLPVGTVRVRDLAAAVMHILKEEGK
- a CDS encoding lysophospholipid acyltransferase family protein; the encoded protein is MRYQLEKTLLALTSALFCALPEKGALGLGRWLGMLIYHVIGSRRRLALENVRLAYGDELKAPERREIVRRSYGHLGLNIAEFFRLPTLPPRELLDRVTVEGEEKLRAALDQGRGVLLLSAHLGNWDYLSAAIAMKGYPLALITKVSRSDALNRIWMGYREKSGVRMLMGRGTMKESLKQLKKGGVVGFVLDQNARRKEGVFVPFFGRQACTLSSLAIIARRTGAPVVPVHIFRADGRHTVVFDEPIVTESHDNQEVDILERTAAYTRWTEKAIRRHPDQWTWLHDRWRTRPRP
- the lpxK gene encoding tetraacyldisaccharide 4'-kinase, which encodes MLIPISLLYGVLASIHRALYGAGILRRRKLPRPVVSVGNLTAGGGGKTPFVLWLAGALRDRGVRPAILSRGYGRKGSGPSLVDLRQPWQLVGDEPFLMAARLGEVTVAVAADRYEAGLAVLRHHDVDLFILDDGFQHRRLERDLDILVVDNIMRFGNGMLLPAGTLREPLFRLADADIVVVTRASNPDGDFTRMLRGYTAAPVAWTDYHSTGLLSLDGDSDKHDDPGSAGPFLAFCGIASPEGFRRSLEKSGLDVLDMMVFPDHHPYTDRDIDRVIERAGEMGAAALVTTEKDAVRLPPVGKRSMPCFALAVETKVHGGGDTLLEPVLALVGSTSGKPLS
- a CDS encoding Trm112 family protein, whose amino-acid sequence is MPIDQELLDILACPRCKGAVQPENGGSSLVCHSCKLRYRVEDDIPVMLIDEAEEI
- a CDS encoding lysophospholipid acyltransferase family protein, encoding MNSSAGPKKSSWFTATFIPPLVRGIIRTVTATMRVRSEGLEHLDCLEGTGQRVILAFFHGRQFLLTGFLVGRKLSVLSSLSRDGELQASVMSRLGYAVVRGSASRGGARGLIGLKRKMDEGFHATFAVDGPKGPIHEVKPGAVYLAKKMGCPIIPMTSSARPAHIFSGAWDLYLLPWPFSRGVVLFGPPIALDGDTSDAAMARDSAMVKKTLLDLQERADEMVGRKIS
- a CDS encoding DUF374 domain-containing protein, which codes for METRNQKTRWFREFRKRQAYNVLPVFPPLVRSLIRALGFTLRGRFSGEGPVMKMVQDGQPFVLAFFHGRQLLLVHELRGWPVVVMTGISYMGEIQSRVLAGFGVTTVMGSSKGGGARVLAGMIKLVRKGMVGAFAVDGPRGPYGVVKPGAVYISKKLGIPLVPVTTSASPSALFTSVWDRYLLPMPFSRTLVKFGEIMVLDQDLSDEAIQRDCRLVEKVLEKLTRGADELVGRP
- the msbA gene encoding lipid A export permease/ATP-binding protein MsbA is translated as MKQSIRVYKRLLRYVRPYMDKLVISGIAMVGVAGMTAMAALLIKNVLDDVFIAGDREMLLLVPAAIIVIYLFKGFFRYVRTYLMSWTGLKIVQDIRNELYEHLHRLSMSFFTETPTGVLMSRVTYDVSMMQNAITEALVGAVRDVFTIVGLTAVVFYRNTELGFLAIIGLPLSFYPLTRFGRSMKKASRKSQERMGDLSKLMQERISGAGLIKAFGTEEKELARFKGENERLVKTFIKIQRVKALSNPVMEFIGAASVALIIWIGGMTVMNGRMTVGEFFSFLAALMMLYEPVKHITSVNNIIQQGLAASERVFAILDISPEIADAPDAVELPYSSGRIRFEGVSFRYGEEWVLKNIELDVEPGTKLAIVGTSGGGKTTLVNLIPRFYDATEGSVLVDDHDVRHVTQKSLRRQISIVSQEVVLFNDTIRNNICYGMEGVSEEDLQRALDAAYVHDFVAALPGGIDTVIGERGSRLSGGQRQRLSIARAILKNSPILILDEATSSLDTESEHLVQKALENLVEGRTTLVIAHRISTVTDADLIIVVSDGRIVESGRHDQLLAAEGEYSRLYSLLIEEDGAHGDQEPENQVV
- the lpxB gene encoding lipid-A-disaccharide synthase — translated: MDRRVMIFAGEASGDMYGGLLAGALRGSDPGLRLSGIGGDAMAAAGVDLTVHIRELSVMGIWEVLRDLRRLRKVLEKAKSAMKAQKPDGLVLIDFYRFNIELAREAKKLGIPVVYYVAPKLWAWGKGRIVEMDSLVARVLAIFPFEEEFYRSHGVPVTYVGNPLMELLAATDAGPLREELALAEDETVISLLPGSRNPEVRMLLPVFLEASALLSRDLGGKVRILVPRAHTIPRAEMERMIDQSGVKATIIDGRSREALVLSDLALVASGTATLEAFLLGVPQVVAYRMARLTYHIAKRLFKLPRFSLPNIVAGREVVTELLQDEVTPERLAATALNLIGNEEARRDYLAAGVEMKKVLKGEEASRLAAGQCAAVFGFDDGQADGDQAL